GTCCCCATCCGAGAGTCATAACTGCCATCCGACCCACGTAAGAACTTGACCTGCATATTCTCATGATGTATTTATAtccaaaatttcaatttagaatGTCCATGTGTGACTAAGATAATGAGTGGAACCctgaattgtttgaaatttttcaaagtgaATTCTTCCAAAAATTGTTGACCGGAACCAAATACGAACTTGGCATGCATATTCTTATATctcaaattttaattcaaaatgtccatgtaTGACTGATTGACTGAGgtaatgaatgtttgaaattttttaagtcTACCAATTTTTTTTCACCAGACCCAAATGCAAACTGCACCTGTGACATTTCTATactaaatttcaatttaaacaatgtcCATGTATGACAGAGATAATAAGCGAAAAACAATTTTCTAGGTCCAAGGGGCACAACTCTGTTCAGTTGATTATGTAGATAATGAACAGAGACTGAATTATGACAGAATGATAGAAAGATGGAAACGGGTAACACTATGTGCCCCTGCCATTTCATGGAGGCATAAAAATATCGAAAAAGATTTCACTAATAGAACATTTCCTTAAAAGTTGGTCACTTGTCACCCTAAAATACACAACTTCCCAATTTTTTaatggtacatatatatttagttGCCATTGACAAACTGAATGTTTTCCTATGCATTTCATCACACCAACTTCACAGCTGGAAGTTTGGAGTTTACTGAATCCAGAGGAGTCCATCGAGAAAGTTCTAGCACATCAAAGATTTCCTGCAAGACAAAAAACCTGGATATCAAAAGGAATTGAGTTCTAGCACATCAAAGATATCAAAAGGAAAATACATCTTTTTGAAAGGTATagggtatgataaaaacaccATTTAATTTTTGTTCCAATATTTTGGTGTGTCTCAAAACAATGTGATCATTCATAATCAACCAACTATGATGATACCCGtttcaaaacaagaacattGTATTCATTATTGATTTTGCAGAGGTCCAAGGATGAtaaatttaatttgataaattttcCACTTTGTTCTTTTTGAATGCATTATCAGTAATTGCTTCAAAATTCAAAGAATGGAAGCTTGCCTAACTCTTAAGTACCATATCAAATGCATTCTAAGATAGCAAACTTGCTCATGTTTTCCAAAGCAAAATTTTCTACATATAGTATATGTATTATCTAAACTTTGATGAAAATTCCATTATTGCAGTATTAAGGATACAGAGAATATTGTTCATGCTTGTTTGACTTCTGTGTACTTATGTTATCTATCACAACCAATACATACTAGTTTGGACATCGGTATCATTCTAAGGGTCTCCTGgttcaacattgaaaattattgtttgtaaaaaaaaagtcAAGTTCACTATTAAGGAAGCATGGATTGGTAatgttatttttagaaaataaatatattacatataattaCACAGCTGCTACTTGGTTTTCCCAAGAAAATTTGTTAGattgttttaaatttattgATCCACCCGATTATTTGTCAGTCTTGGGCCAAGGGGCAGACATTAAGGTCAAACATCTGAAAGAACTGGTATGATTATCTAAAAAGTTGAACCCACTTCTAAATACAAACTAATTACATTTTAAGAGTTTTTTATTTAGGttcttttacatgtacttataccTTGTCCATTACAACATGGAAAAGCTTTAGTCTCACTGTCATGAACTTGTTCACAGAAAAGAACTGTTCATGTTCCTCTCACACAATAAAATATTTCCCTTTTTCTAGGAGGCATCAAGATCAAAATGCCCCAATATCTGACTTGCCCTCTGACTACACATGTAACGAATCTTGGAATATGAACATGTATTCCACTACACAATAGTATGGCTTTTCTTACCTCACTCTGCTCCATATAGTCCTTGTTATATCTGAACACATCTACTTCTAGCTCAGGTtctgaaacaaacaaaaaaataaatattacacaTATATTGTACAAGGACATTCatatttgtattcattttatatctGCTTTCAACACTTAAACACATCCAAAACTtgatgtaaaatttgaaatgatggATTAAAGAACTAAAATTTCTTTAATATATACTGGTAGTTCAAAAGTAAAGGCACAAGTTTTTACACTGGAGACATATGAATAGAATTTTAATCACTTTTGAAGTTTCTATATTAGACAACACTCAAAGAGAGCAAACATAATCttgataaataaacaaaaattatattgGCTGGTCTATTTCACTAGTCAAATCATCTAACCATGGAGTTGCCCAAGCAACCAATTTCGCGATAATAATTCAAATACAAACATTCTGATCTCAATGCAATATTACCTGAATCAATCATAAAATGCCAAAGATTCCCTCATTGTTATTAAAGAATTCCATATGCAGTGCCTCAAATTCTCTTAAGAGCACCGAGAAGTGGAGTATTACTATATTCTCACAAATGAGCATATTTATAAGCATGGCATCACTCCCTATGTATTCTATAATGGCATTCAAAACATGAATACAAAACACACAGGTATCATCACATTATCAATCCCCTCCATGTTGCAAAGGGATAAATCTTTTTCCCTGGGGGCATAGACCTACCCTTCAACATAATTTCACTGAATCTGTCCACAAAATCTAGTGTAAACAATATTATCCAGCTGATTTAAacaatttccactttcctgtaTCGGTATCCAGATGCTTAAAAATCTCAACTATTCCTATGTAACCTCTGCCAAACAAAGTCAGTTGAAGGTATTACAAGTGATTGTAGTCTAGTGTCGATTTATTCATGGCAATATCTGATACCCAGTTCTGAGCTCCTCCTATGGAGAGGAAACACATATGTTATTTCATCTCACCTTCCAGAGCTTCTGGGTCTTCATCTTGTTGAGTTTCATAGTAATTATTCTACAAGATAAAATAATGCATTTTATAGTCATCTTGCAACTATTTAGTTTTCTTGCTACAATGATCACTCAAAAGTCCTGTGTAAAATCATCACATAAAATAATATGTACattcaaaagtgaaaaaaatttcCCAAGTTTTCAGTCTGTATGAAAGATATATTTGGAATGGACAGACAGTTTTCTAATACAAGCAGTCATAAATCAAAATGTAGATGACTAATAAAAGATTCAATTTAAACCAAAACATATATAGGGATAGTATCTAACACTTTAAGCATTATCTCCTAATCTAgcttttaaatataatatttgaattaagatGACTAATAAAAAGTTATGCATTTTGTTTCACAAGGAAATGGTCAAGCTAAACACATGGTGCATTGCTGACCACTAAGTACGACGGATTACACGTACGTAGTTTGCATACTGGTCATAATACTGGTTATAGGCGTTATATCCGTAGTAGTTATAGTAGGAATTGTTGTAGTAATTCTGGCCATAATAATTTCCATAGAATGCTGCATTGGGGTCTTGTCCCATGGGCCTGAAAAATAATACAATCTGTTACTGTTCCACTTAAATAACAATACCTAGTCACACACATCTACATCATCTATAATCACtttcaaaagaaaaatcaaaaaaGTTATCATGCTTTTTACAATgaggccacatttaaaaatgtgtttgtttcccctctcccgaccctaaatttcagaggaaggtcggtaggtaggtaaaaagtttttttttaagctagcagaattttatttattatgaaattcccaTAACCATTAACAATGCCCGATACCAAACGTCGTGAAGCACATCATCCATGTTTCCTCATCAAACTCGTATAGTCAGTTCTCGCGTAGATTCTGCTTTGATTTCCACATTTTGCAATTAGGGAAGGTGTCGATATTTCGGacagtacttcatgtattttggaaatgctcattatctaaccactaaacttaggcattggactacatgtatacatattggttgATTTGACAAACATTGggtttcatcagaattttctctgctatttatgccacatactaacacttaaataaagttagggagaatgttgcaactatggacaatggtgttagttttggacacatggtgttataaaattggtaaactcggttgctgtcttttatttatggttcactgacattttatgcttttgttttttgcacattatcttaatttatatatgatagtgattttgattatatttttaaatgatatcagtagatctagtttaccagaaaacgtttcaacgggacttgattttgccgatcaaacaaaatggatgctgacatcaaccagtcagagctgagttacacatgtgcatataattaggtgttttccagtttgtaaatatagcatcagttcagaaataagttaaattgagaatgcttctgattgactgtcaaaaatatcgcatccgtccgaaatatcaacactttcccctactgaagaacacaacttgCACACTGGATGCCCCGAATTCTCTTGTTTCCTCGCTTCTCGTATAGACAACATTTCTCCATCTCGATCTTGCAGATCACTATTCCGAATTGTgagccgaattcaatgttaaactcacttgtaattaatcaataaaacaatcatgattcttgtacttattaatatcgattaaaagaaaatatcaatccaaaattcaatattaaacagaagccaacaattgtagtcaaccgaattttcactgccatttgagcaaacgagtctcgtgactcaaaacaaagctcgacagtttgataaaatgttttcaagagactgtttgtgtgatgaaagaacccataaaatcgatattagtaagtacaagaagaatcgttttattgattagttatgagcttaaaattgaatttggcttgtaagtatttgaaatcagccagagaatgccgcctccagcgGGAGGCGGCAAAATTTCTAGATTTCGGACCAGAGCACCTCCTGTATtcgtattattaatttttaattttggatcgaaaccaaagaagatatagaaaattttcatcattataaaatactgatctgcaacagaaacgaccttgaaattttcttaaaattaaaaaaaaaaaacttcaccagAATGGCGTAATAAAAATTTATGGGTCAGTGTGAATTTTCAGACTCGgtcgggcgaggggaaacaaacaatatttttattttggcccgaaatgtaataaaaattgtacTAGACAAGTACCTTTTTGGTGTGGCCAGACTGACCCGTATTGGTTTTTTGCCCACTCCCTGCATATGCTGCATCTCTATGAGAGCTCTCTGTTGGTCAGTCTCCTCTGAAAACCTCACAAATCCATAGCCTTTACTCTTACCACTTGGTTCCAAGACAACTGCAAGCACAAATATGCATACTCTGACATTTTATGTGGAAGCTTTATATACTGTAAAATATCTGCAACATAATGTCAAATCTGATGGTGACTCGGACTGACTCCTTACTTACTaatgcatgtttttttttttttaaaaaagtgttatatgaaaaaaaaatttgctgCTGGATGGGTAGTGTCACTTTCTTCTTATCTTGTGATAATATTTAATAGTGCAATAAGCCTCAGTCAAAAGTTTATAATGAACTGAGGAAAAGATTGGTTAATGAATGAAGTACTAAATTGTCTGAATGTGCTGAAAATCAGTAAGGTAACACTATGAACATATGCCTTATTCAAACCAAGACATTATagagaaaaatctttttcagtaaattaaggaggtatgatacaccaaagaaatttgatgtagatgaaaaatggaggatatgtacagcaatattttgaagttgaaatttttcaaatttactttattttgtcaaaaaatacagttttagtagaaggtaatctgaaaaaaatttaaaacccctgctggactcgaatctgcgacctacagttcagcagttggtattctaacctactgagctactcggctaggtatttaaatggaaaaggaaatgtcaaatattgctgatatcgattttttcatccatgtttttaaaggaagtcagccattatgacgatgtagagtactatcttaagactattttaaaatgttttacaaattagTTCTCATAAATTGTCAATTGAAGTAGACAGATTTAGAAATATTCCTGTTTATGTCTGACGGAAAATGTAGGGTGTGTAATTTAGATTTCATAGAAGATGAGAGTCATTTATCATTGAATGTTCCGTATATGAcacatgaaaaataaaagaattcatggatcaaaatcaaaattcatataaaGGAGTATAgtgcacttggtatgcaatttcgcctacataaatacttttttcttgaatatcattttttacaaatattctgctatacaatggcAGTTTATACTtctgtttacccaaattacttaaagctgtatggtccgatgttcatgtattatttttgtacataattactttaaagcagattaattactttataaagttattaactttcccttaattacatgcttgaaaacatctgcatgtaaaagaaaacagtgcgaatattatttagaaagtaaatatagtggctacatatataaatcatcccataatagacgtctataaatagacccacgcgcgtcaggggaatcccaacatgatgtattaactcatacgcaactgtctagttttaaggctgaaagagcgtaaaacaacgaattactaagaggtatttgatattttttatttctattaaacttatggtacggcactgttataacaaaatacacagctttacacagataagaccaccgatgatctgaaagtttgaattggtcacgtgactgtcacttgaaatggcagagttacgcggttatttgtaaacatcgatttaaaatcaaattatttgggttaaaacaggtgaaataatttataatatgTCATACAGTCTCATAAGTACATAcatgcgatgatttaatagcgtttttttgagatggaaaaaaaatattgtaattcggaccatacagctttaataaagatatctatatgttgatagtatctttatttgatgaGCGTAAACATCACTGTGAtcatatagagtatatagtagatgtaacgtaatgggcctaaaaaattgcaaactgttgcaaaaggccatcctaaaccagaaataaaacactgaaattgttttacttgagtatgactgtacataagtccatttgaggaaatttggtttaaggtggccctcttgttgaaaatggataaaatatgaaaaaaaaagttctcaaaatttaccttgagatatagcagcctgtcaaacgttaaacctttaaacttacatgcctcggtggcctagtggtttaggtgctcggtaatctaacacttaaaccatacattccgagttcaagtccaatattttcccaatctctctctcttttcttttttttttgcttttcattttttgggtcgttttcttgagggtgtgtgtgttataaatgtgatacatatattataacaaatattaatcattttcatcataacttccaatatttgcaagttacgacttaaagtAAAGGAATTAATTTCgagatcactgtagttccgtttgtttaaactaacatgttcctgtgtgcacaggattttcaaacgtaatgtggctgacgaaaagctaaacaaatactacaagaaaaagggcacaaatgcacagcatgtaataagtaaaaataggtcaagggaggaaaagaactgttatacagtttgacttctcaagagtaaatataaaaactcatgtagcaactgtcatatgatatttaggcaaagctaaacactcgaattatcaaccaacggcaaatgaactgatgaaatctattaaaggtgctgcagtcatgtcagaaaaagacagtCAGTTAAGTAATGCCacatgtaaaagggttgttgtgtaattaatatgaatgcacctatgaaaatattgtactgtccatcattccaaataggaaaatggtttattgattaaagaacaactcatataaatgtcagtaatgataaactgtggcagttatttatcttggttaacgaaacatcaaaaacgttggccttatatctaaatataacacgccagtctattattggaaaccggtgttttccatttagatttctgagtcggccttttcgtcagcaaatgcgctatacctctttttCTACACCCTCAGATAAAAATAAACTGATATGGCTCTGGTCAAATGAAAAAAGCAATATAACAATTGTCTTGTAAAATCTACTTATGATTGGATTTGTTATAAGGAAAAATATAAGCACAAAAtgaaactaaatatatatacatacgtACATGCCCTTGCTGTATTTTCTGTCTATCATGTCTACATACATGTCAGTTGTCCCTTTAGTAATTTtactatatatcaaaatgaaacttTATGTAGAATGTCTATCATTTGGATTTCTTCCTCTGTTTATAGTTTACTTTTTTATATGTTTGTAATGGGCCCAGAATTTACTTACTCTTCTTACAAACCTCAAAAATCACTCAAAATAAGATTATGTGTATTCTTTTAGTTCCATTTATCCTTCAATATCATAAGTAAGAGTCTGTTTCTTCATCAACCTACGCTCCTCAGACTTATTTACCTTTTGCAGATCTGCAAGACCTGAAGCGTCTAGAAAAAGCCTGGTACAGTGTGTAATCATCAACTTCTTCTGTCAAATCACCAACAAAGAGGGAAAACTCTGGGCTGCAGAAGAAAAAGAAGATATATAATCTCCTGTTTATAATACTACAGACAGGTGTCTATTATTTTCAGTTACACAAATATCCTGAAGTT
This genomic window from Ostrea edulis chromosome 4, xbOstEdul1.1, whole genome shotgun sequence contains:
- the LOC125669134 gene encoding tRNA selenocysteine 1-associated protein 1-like gives rise to the protein MASASTSLWMGDLDPYMDESFISMAFKQMGIAVKGIKVIKSKTTGLPAGYCFIDFHDHENAHQAMLKLNGKNIPNSTPQRRFKLNSASYGKEHLSSPEFSLFVGDLTEEVDDYTLYQAFSRRFRSCRSAKVVLEPSGKSKGYGFVRFSEETDQQRALIEMQHMQGVGKKPIRVSLATPKRPMGQDPNAAFYGNYYGQNYYNNSYYNYYGYNAYNQYYDQYANYNNYYETQQDEDPEALEEPELEVDVFRYNKDYMEQSEEIFDVLELSRWTPLDSVNSKLPAVKLV